One window from the genome of Clarias gariepinus isolate MV-2021 ecotype Netherlands chromosome 15, CGAR_prim_01v2, whole genome shotgun sequence encodes:
- the adma gene encoding adrenomedullin a, which translates to MKVFVLSFLCCCLLLTVTPSVDSAKLNLSQVLKRSMELQRMKRDLSSLSALREAELGQFVRPDDVKDAMLPRSSTGILVRSKRNKNSINQSRRSGCSLGTCTVHDLAHRLHQLNNKLKVSNAPIDKISPLGYGRRRRSVPERQMKMGSRRAFLLARWMMKKQEALLRHT; encoded by the exons ATGAAAGTGTTTGTCCTGTCCTTCTTATGCTGCTGTCTGCTGCTCACTGTCACACCCAGCGTGGACAGTGCAAAACTAAACCTCAGCCAAGTCTTAAAAAGGAG CATGGAGCTCCAGAGGATGAAAAGGGATCTGAGTAGTCTGTCCGCACTGAGAGAAGCAGAGCTCGGGCAATTTGTTCGACCCGATGATGTCAAAGATGCGATGCTTCCACGTTCCAG CACTGGCATCCTTGTGCGATCCAAGCGCAACAAGAACTCCATCAACCAGTCACGGAGGTCAGGCTGCTCACTGGGCACGTGCACCGTACACGACCTGGCACACCGGCTGCACCAGCTCAACAACAAGCTGAAAGTCAGTAACGCCCCCATCGACAAGATAAGCCCTCTGGGATATGGGCGCAGGCGCAGGTCGGTCCCCGAGAGGCAGATGAAGATGGGGTCGCGCCGCGCCTTCTTGCTAGCACGCTGGATGATGAAGAAGCAGGAGGCGCTGCTCAGACACACCTGA